A stretch of the Clostridium fungisolvens genome encodes the following:
- a CDS encoding AzlC family ABC transporter permease, with product MKNAIKAAFPVTIPVMLGYVSVGIAFGLLLEKSGYNFSWAILMSIFIYAGSMQFIAINLLTSGAGLIEVALMTLFVNIRHVFYGLSFIDSFKEMGKKKNYMIFSLTDETYSLLCASKAPEGVNKDQFMFFISLFNQIYWIIGSAIGSIAGSLITFNTKGIDFAMTALFVVIFIEQWSTYKNHTPVLIGACSTILSLLLFGPSNLILPSMIFISITLISLKKQIEGKNYGVDKGEVSNEY from the coding sequence ATGAAAAATGCAATTAAAGCAGCCTTTCCAGTTACCATACCTGTAATGTTAGGATATGTATCAGTAGGCATAGCCTTCGGACTGCTGCTAGAAAAGTCTGGTTACAATTTTTCATGGGCAATTTTAATGAGCATATTTATCTATGCAGGCTCAATGCAGTTTATAGCTATTAATCTTTTAACCAGTGGGGCTGGTTTAATTGAAGTAGCACTGATGACATTGTTTGTAAACATAAGACATGTCTTTTACGGTTTATCATTTATTGATAGTTTTAAAGAAATGGGGAAGAAAAAGAATTATATGATTTTTTCTCTTACCGATGAAACTTACTCACTGCTTTGCGCTTCAAAAGCTCCTGAAGGAGTTAATAAAGACCAATTCATGTTCTTCATATCACTATTTAACCAAATATACTGGATTATTGGCAGTGCAATTGGTTCTATAGCAGGTTCACTTATAACTTTTAATACAAAAGGAATCGATTTTGCAATGACCGCTTTATTTGTAGTAATTTTCATCGAACAGTGGTCAACCTATAAAAATCATACGCCCGTTTTAATCGGCGCATGCTCCACAATTTTATCTCTATTATTATTTGGTCCAAGCAATTTAATTCTACCATCAATGATATTTATATCTATAACATTGATATCATTAAAAAAACAGATAGAGGGAAAAAACTACGGTGTTGATAAAGGAGAGGTAAGTAATGAATATTAA
- a CDS encoding aldo/keto reductase, translated as MNSLKDCYKLSNGVEIPCVGLGTWQAENGKIAISSVKDALVAGYRHIDTAAGYKNEESVGIAIKESGIPREEIFITSKLHNNDHGYENTMKAFEETLKKLDTDYLDLYLIHWPNPIKYRDCWEEANAGSWKAFEELYTAGRIRSIGVSNFHPHHIEALLKTATIVPMVNQIRLCPGDTQDELVGYCKAHNILLEAYSPLGTGLIFESKEMQALAEKYEKSIAQICIRWSLQIGFLPLPKSVTKSRIVENGEVFDFELSHEDIKLIADLKGVCGFSKDPDKITF; from the coding sequence ATGAATTCTTTGAAGGATTGTTACAAGTTATCTAACGGCGTTGAAATCCCATGTGTTGGGCTAGGTACATGGCAAGCAGAAAATGGAAAAATCGCAATATCTTCTGTTAAGGATGCTCTAGTAGCTGGATATCGTCATATTGATACTGCTGCTGGATATAAAAACGAAGAAAGTGTTGGTATAGCAATAAAGGAAAGCGGAATACCTAGAGAAGAAATTTTCATAACCAGTAAGCTTCACAATAATGATCATGGTTATGAAAATACTATGAAGGCATTCGAAGAAACTCTAAAGAAGCTTGATACTGATTATCTGGACCTTTATCTAATTCATTGGCCAAATCCCATAAAGTATAGGGACTGTTGGGAAGAAGCAAATGCAGGCTCATGGAAGGCCTTTGAAGAACTTTATACTGCCGGCCGCATCCGTTCAATTGGAGTAAGCAACTTCCATCCTCATCATATAGAAGCCTTACTTAAAACAGCAACTATAGTTCCTATGGTTAATCAGATTAGACTTTGTCCTGGAGATACACAAGATGAACTTGTAGGGTACTGCAAGGCTCATAATATTCTATTAGAGGCATACAGTCCATTAGGAACCGGTTTGATTTTTGAATCAAAGGAAATGCAAGCTTTAGCAGAAAAGTACGAAAAATCAATTGCTCAAATATGCATACGTTGGAGTTTGCAAATTGGATTTTTACCACTTCCTAAATCAGTAACAAAATCACGTATTGTTGAGAATGGAGAAGTTTTTGATTTTGAGCTTTCACATGAAGATATCAAACTTATTGCCGATTTAAAAGGTGTTTGTGGATTTTCTAAAGATCCAGATAAAATTACATTCTAA
- a CDS encoding DMT family transporter gives MYKNLAVINGVLLAIMVFFNGMISKKTGPYMSTLIFHTIGLITIVLIAIVRKNKLPKLIGMKLIFLLPGVLGVITILLNNLCIPVIGVTLTSSISLYGQLVMSIIVEHFGLFGMPVNKFRKERILGFSIISLGAIVMITI, from the coding sequence ATGTATAAAAATTTAGCAGTTATCAATGGAGTATTACTTGCTATTATGGTGTTCTTTAATGGAATGATTTCTAAGAAAACAGGGCCGTATATGAGTACCTTGATATTTCATACAATCGGACTAATAACAATTGTTCTTATAGCCATTGTTAGAAAAAATAAATTGCCGAAGCTTATAGGAATGAAGTTGATTTTTTTATTGCCTGGTGTTCTTGGCGTTATAACCATACTTTTAAATAACTTATGTATACCAGTTATAGGAGTAACTTTGACCAGCAGTATAAGTTTATATGGACAACTAGTAATGTCTATTATAGTAGAACACTTTGGGCTTTTTGGAATGCCTGTAAATAAGTTCAGAAAAGAGAGAATTCTTGGGTTTTCAATAATCTCTCTTGGAGCAATTGTTATGATTACTATATAA
- a CDS encoding Crp/Fnr family transcriptional regulator: MKRLLDRELLNDFFSKNHIEDIFDKDIIHHCELHFYKKDEFVLHSESELEYLYMLVDGKLKIFYLFENGKSMLLKFYKDFIFIGDIEILKNKPIRCNVEAVEDTYLIAVPANIIRKYYINNTKFLHHLIDSLSEKLDSTINNSSYNFVYPLSNRLASYLIEHLSDENYIILDSSFIEIAQFLGTTTRHLGRTFKELEAKNIIRLDNKTVHILDRAELKELSKNTFLKSL, translated from the coding sequence ATGAAAAGATTATTAGATAGAGAGCTGCTAAATGATTTTTTTTCAAAAAATCATATTGAAGATATATTTGATAAAGATATAATACACCACTGCGAGCTGCACTTTTACAAAAAAGATGAATTTGTATTACATTCAGAATCAGAACTAGAATATTTATATATGCTTGTGGATGGAAAATTAAAAATCTTTTACCTATTTGAAAATGGTAAATCAATGCTTTTAAAATTTTATAAGGATTTTATCTTTATAGGTGATATAGAAATCTTAAAAAACAAACCAATTCGGTGCAATGTGGAGGCAGTTGAAGATACTTATCTTATTGCAGTACCAGCCAATATAATCAGAAAATATTATATAAACAATACTAAGTTTCTCCATCACCTTATTGATTCCTTAAGTGAAAAACTTGACTCAACAATTAATAATAGCTCCTATAATTTTGTATATCCACTTAGTAATAGATTAGCGAGTTATTTAATAGAGCATTTGTCGGATGAAAATTATATAATTTTAGATTCAAGCTTTATAGAAATTGCTCAATTTTTAGGAACTACCACTAGACATCTAGGGAGAACCTTTAAAGAATTAGAAGCTAAAAATATTATAAGGCTAGATAATAAAACTGTTCATATCCTAGATAGAGCTGAATTAAAAGAGCTATCTAAAAATACTTTTTTAAAATCTCTTTAA
- a CDS encoding AIM24 family protein yields MVTCKNIFENKNIEVVEGKGDVKVLEYKKDLSVNAATAMAAYFASEMNIRKRQVLIELKGNAYTISAGAMQWTSGAVTMAADVKGLGDLFGKALSSKVTKESTIKPKYQGNGLLMLEPTYKHILLEEVSEWGGLVLDDGLFLACESRVQQKVVARTNLSSAMLGKEGLFNLCLRGQGVAVLESPVPRAELIEFIIENDEVKIDGNYAIAWSDTLDFRVEKSSKSLIGSAVSGEGLVNVYRGTGRILMAPIQ; encoded by the coding sequence ATGGTAACGTGTAAAAATATTTTTGAGAATAAAAATATTGAGGTGGTAGAGGGGAAAGGAGATGTAAAAGTACTTGAGTACAAAAAAGATCTAAGTGTAAATGCTGCTACGGCAATGGCTGCTTACTTTGCATCTGAAATGAATATTAGAAAGCGACAAGTTTTGATTGAGCTAAAAGGGAACGCATATACAATAAGTGCTGGAGCAATGCAGTGGACTTCGGGAGCCGTAACTATGGCTGCTGATGTTAAGGGACTTGGAGATTTATTTGGTAAGGCTTTATCTTCAAAAGTGACAAAAGAATCTACAATTAAACCTAAATATCAAGGTAATGGTTTATTAATGCTAGAACCAACATATAAGCATATATTGCTTGAAGAGGTGTCTGAATGGGGAGGTCTAGTACTGGATGATGGGTTATTCCTTGCTTGTGAATCAAGGGTCCAGCAAAAAGTAGTGGCAAGAACAAATTTGTCTTCTGCGATGCTTGGAAAAGAAGGATTGTTTAATTTATGTCTAAGAGGTCAAGGAGTTGCTGTGCTAGAGAGCCCTGTGCCAAGAGCTGAATTAATAGAGTTTATTATTGAAAATGATGAAGTTAAAATTGATGGAAACTACGCTATTGCATGGTCTGATACATTAGATTTTCGAGTTGAGAAATCTAGTAAAAGTTTGATTGGTTCTGCTGTTTCAGGAGAAGGTTTAGTAAATGTATATCGTGGAACAGGAAGAATACTTATGGCGCCTATTCAATAA
- a CDS encoding branched-chain amino acid transporter permease gives MNINISSTIISIIIIALVTFGTRVAPFILFGKGKSTPKYILYLGNFLPPAVMAMLIIYCLKNVSLITFPFGIPELIGISSVALLHIWKRNNLLSIIGGTAIYMIAIQFIFV, from the coding sequence ATGAATATTAATATTAGTTCTACGATAATTTCTATAATAATTATTGCTCTAGTTACTTTCGGTACAAGAGTTGCTCCTTTTATCCTTTTTGGAAAAGGAAAGTCTACACCAAAGTATATATTATATCTAGGCAATTTTTTACCTCCAGCGGTCATGGCAATGCTGATAATTTACTGTCTAAAAAATGTGAGCCTAATTACTTTTCCTTTTGGAATTCCTGAACTTATTGGTATATCCTCAGTAGCGCTGCTACATATATGGAAAAGAAATAATTTACTTAGTATAATTGGTGGAACAGCCATCTATATGATAGCAATTCAATTTATATTTGTATAA
- a CDS encoding DMT family transporter, protein MILYIFLAFLVGVNIVISMMINGKLSQKEGMINGVIINYFMAAVSSVVLCAFMINSIPSYEVIRKVPLPYFIGGFIGVLTTYIFNVLVPKVPAVYVVILRFIGQMFASAIIDYIYLDVFSKGKVIGGILFLVGLSLNARADNKIKNQQADLSKDIAITNI, encoded by the coding sequence ATGATATTATATATTTTCTTAGCATTTTTAGTAGGTGTAAATATAGTTATTAGCATGATGATTAATGGAAAGCTATCACAAAAGGAAGGGATGATTAATGGAGTTATTATAAATTATTTTATGGCAGCGGTCTCTTCTGTTGTTCTATGTGCATTTATGATAAATTCCATTCCTTCTTATGAGGTAATACGGAAAGTTCCGTTACCATATTTTATAGGTGGGTTTATAGGAGTTTTGACAACTTATATCTTTAATGTTTTGGTTCCCAAGGTGCCAGCAGTTTATGTTGTTATACTGAGGTTTATAGGACAAATGTTTGCAAGTGCTATCATTGATTATATATATTTAGACGTCTTTTCTAAAGGAAAAGTAATAGGAGGGATATTATTTCTTGTAGGCTTAAGTTTAAATGCGAGAGCTGACAATAAAATAAAAAATCAGCAAGCTGATTTAAGTAAGGATATTGCTATTACTAATATTTAA
- a CDS encoding YjjG family noncanonical pyrimidine nucleotidase, protein MKYEVIIFDADETLFDFKKSEREAFKNAMIEFDIEYDENHHLKIYSEINTAIWKEFEQGLITQEKLKVERFKRLANKLEVAFDEFEFAKAYMKHLANASFLFDDSEALVESLYKDYKLTIVTNGLTDVQNGRIKKSIIAKYFQDVVISEEVKVAKPDPRIFEMTLKNIKQTDKSKVLMVGDSLSSDIKGGVNAGIDTCWYNPSKTPNTSEIKPTYEISSLNELKNIING, encoded by the coding sequence ATGAAATACGAAGTTATAATATTTGATGCAGATGAAACTCTTTTTGATTTTAAGAAATCTGAAAGAGAAGCTTTTAAAAATGCTATGATTGAATTTGATATTGAATATGATGAAAATCACCATTTGAAAATATATAGTGAAATAAATACAGCTATATGGAAAGAGTTCGAACAGGGGCTTATCACTCAAGAAAAATTAAAGGTTGAAAGATTCAAGAGATTAGCAAATAAATTAGAAGTAGCTTTTGACGAATTTGAATTTGCAAAGGCATATATGAAGCACCTAGCTAATGCATCATTCTTATTTGATGATAGTGAGGCACTTGTAGAAAGTTTATATAAAGATTATAAATTGACAATAGTGACAAATGGACTAACAGATGTTCAGAATGGCAGAATAAAAAAATCTATTATAGCCAAATATTTTCAAGATGTAGTAATATCAGAAGAAGTTAAGGTAGCTAAACCAGATCCAAGGATATTTGAGATGACATTAAAGAATATAAAGCAAACTGATAAGAGCAAGGTTCTTATGGTAGGAGATAGCTTAAGTTCTGATATTAAGGGTGGAGTAAACGCTGGAATTGATACCTGTTGGTACAACCCAAGTAAAACTCCAAATACATCAGAGATAAAGCCAACCTATGAAATAAGTAGTCTTAATGAGCTTAAGAATATAATTAACGGGTAG